The DNA window TAAGATAATGGAAACTAGACCATTAAGCAGAGAAAAAAGATGGAGACTAGTTGAGATAATAGAAAAAGCAAAATAATCCTTGGTATTGACGAAAGGAGGGTAATAAATGTTACAACAAGAATCACGTATGAAAGTTGGAGATAATTCTGGAGCTAAGGAATTATTAGTTATTAAAGTTTTAGGCGGAACACGTAGAAAATACGCTAATATAGGAGATATAGTAGTCGCTACTGTCAAAAGTGCAACACCAGGCGGTGTTGTTAAAAAAGGTGAAGTAGTTAAAGCTGTTATAGTAAGATCTAAAAAAGGTGTTAGAAGAAAAGACGGAAGCTACATCAAATTCGATGAAAATGCAGCTGTTATAATAAAAGA is part of the Proteiniborus sp. MB09-C3 genome and encodes:
- the rplN gene encoding 50S ribosomal protein L14, with the translated sequence MLQQESRMKVGDNSGAKELLVIKVLGGTRRKYANIGDIVVATVKSATPGGVVKKGEVVKAVIVRSKKGVRRKDGSYIKFDENAAVIIKEDKSPIGTRIFGPVTRELRDGNFMKIISLAPEVL